The following are encoded together in the Streptomyces rapamycinicus NRRL 5491 genome:
- a CDS encoding methionine synthase: protein MPGGDAREAAKTVTGSLEALPYLPELPARGPGADMIGRTAGMLAELYAHVEPSGWRISDRPGRDTRRARSWLGEDLDALEEFTQGHQGALKVSAVGPWTLAAALELRGGEAALSDPGACRDLTASLAEGVRAHLAEVRRRVPGAEVVLQLDEPSLTSVLRGSVRTASGYRTHAAVDRGVVEGALRTLVEAADGPVVVHSCAPAVPFGLLRRAGVAGISFDLSLLTEGEEEAIGEAVEGGTALLIGAVPGTDTALSDPAGSVGGVRTLWRRLGLAPATLAESVVVTPSCGLAGASPGYARAALAHCVRAARSLADNPE from the coding sequence ATGCCGGGCGGCGACGCGCGGGAGGCCGCGAAGACCGTCACCGGCTCGCTGGAGGCCCTGCCGTACCTTCCGGAGCTGCCCGCGCGCGGTCCCGGCGCGGACATGATCGGGCGCACCGCCGGGATGCTGGCCGAGCTGTACGCGCATGTCGAGCCCAGCGGCTGGCGGATCAGCGACCGGCCGGGCCGGGACACCCGGCGGGCCCGCTCCTGGCTGGGCGAGGACCTGGACGCGCTGGAGGAGTTCACCCAGGGGCACCAGGGCGCGCTCAAGGTGTCGGCCGTGGGGCCCTGGACCCTGGCCGCCGCCCTCGAACTGCGCGGCGGTGAGGCCGCGCTGAGCGACCCGGGCGCCTGCCGGGACCTCACGGCCTCGCTCGCCGAGGGCGTGCGCGCCCATCTGGCGGAGGTGCGCCGCCGGGTGCCGGGCGCCGAGGTGGTGCTCCAGCTCGACGAGCCGTCGCTGACGTCGGTGCTGCGCGGGAGCGTCCGTACGGCGAGCGGCTACCGCACCCACGCCGCCGTGGACCGGGGCGTGGTCGAGGGCGCGCTGCGGACCCTGGTGGAGGCGGCCGACGGGCCGGTGGTGGTGCATTCGTGCGCGCCGGCCGTGCCGTTCGGGCTGCTGCGGCGCGCGGGGGTCGCGGGGATCTCCTTCGATCTGTCACTGCTCACGGAGGGTGAGGAGGAGGCGATCGGGGAAGCCGTGGAAGGCGGTACGGCACTCCTCATCGGCGCGGTACCCGGCACCGACACGGCATTGTCGGACCCTGCCGGTAGCGTCGGGGGTGTCAGGACGCTGTGGCGCAGGCTGGGGCTGGCACCGGCGACTCTCGCGGAGTCGGTGGTGGTCACCCCGTCGTGCGGGCTCGCGGGCGCCTCGCCCGGGTACGCCCGTGCCGCGCTGGCCCACTGCGTCCGGGCGGCGAGATCGCTCGCGGACAACCCTGAGTAA
- a CDS encoding SDR family oxidoreductase translates to MGTHLITGAGSGIGAAVTERLAERGDELWLLARDAGRAKELAERFPGVRTVVGDLADPDRLSWALGHQALPDRLDSLLHIAGVVDLGEVGELTPKAWNRQLAANLVAPAELTRLLLPQLRLAQGHVVFVNSGAGLRANAQWAAYAASKHGLKALADALRWEESGNGVRVTTVYPGRTATPMQVKVHQQEGKDYDAERWIAPETVATTILTALDLPHDAEITDLQIRPRG, encoded by the coding sequence ATGGGAACGCATCTGATCACTGGGGCAGGCTCGGGCATCGGCGCGGCGGTCACCGAGCGGCTGGCCGAGCGCGGCGACGAGCTGTGGCTGCTCGCGAGGGACGCCGGGCGGGCGAAGGAGCTGGCGGAGCGGTTCCCGGGGGTGCGGACGGTCGTCGGTGACCTGGCCGACCCGGACCGGCTGTCCTGGGCGCTGGGCCATCAGGCGCTGCCCGACCGGCTGGACTCGCTGCTGCACATCGCCGGAGTGGTCGACCTGGGCGAGGTCGGGGAGCTGACCCCGAAGGCATGGAACCGCCAGCTCGCCGCCAACCTCGTGGCGCCCGCCGAGCTGACCCGGCTGCTGCTGCCGCAGCTGCGGCTCGCCCAGGGGCATGTCGTCTTCGTCAACTCCGGCGCCGGGCTGCGCGCCAACGCCCAGTGGGCCGCGTACGCCGCCAGCAAGCACGGGCTCAAGGCGCTGGCCGACGCGCTGCGCTGGGAGGAGAGCGGCAACGGCGTCCGGGTGACCACGGTCTACCCGGGGCGCACGGCCACCCCGATGCAGGTGAAGGTGCACCAGCAGGAGGGCAAGGACTACGACGCGGAGCGCTGGATCGCGCCCGAGACCGTGGCGACGACCATCCTGACCGCGCTCGACCTGCCGCACGACGCCGAGATCACCGACCTCCAGATCCGCCCTCGCGGCTGA
- a CDS encoding TIGR00730 family Rossman fold protein: MDICVFCSAADLDDRYTAPAREFAELIGKGGHTLVWGGSDVGLMKVMADGVQEHGGRLVGISVEFLAAKARENADEMVIAKDLAERKAQLLARADAVVIMVGGTGTLDEATEILELKKHGLHIKPVVLLNAAGFYDGLRQQFQRMEEEGFLPRPLSELVFFAENGAEAMAYLESV; encoded by the coding sequence ATGGATATCTGCGTCTTCTGCTCCGCCGCCGATCTCGACGACCGTTACACCGCCCCCGCCCGCGAGTTCGCCGAGCTGATCGGCAAGGGCGGGCACACGCTGGTCTGGGGCGGGTCCGACGTCGGGCTGATGAAGGTGATGGCGGACGGGGTGCAGGAGCACGGGGGGCGGCTGGTCGGGATCTCGGTGGAGTTCCTCGCCGCCAAGGCCCGGGAGAACGCCGACGAGATGGTGATCGCCAAGGACCTCGCCGAGCGCAAGGCGCAGCTGCTCGCCCGCGCCGACGCCGTCGTGATCATGGTCGGCGGCACCGGGACGCTGGACGAGGCCACCGAGATCCTGGAGCTGAAGAAGCACGGGCTGCACATCAAGCCGGTGGTGCTGCTCAACGCGGCGGGGTTCTACGACGGCCTGAGGCAGCAGTTCCAGCGGATGGAGGAGGAGGGGTTCCTGCCCCGGCCGCTGAGCGAGCTGGTCTTCTTCGCGGAGAACGGGGCGGAGGCCATGGCGTATCTGGAGTCCGTCTGA